From the Garra rufa chromosome 17, GarRuf1.0, whole genome shotgun sequence genome, one window contains:
- the LOC141289350 gene encoding 3-hydroxyisobutyrate dehydrogenase, mitochondrial-like — protein sequence MIDSNIHQITDKDLRTNQLDRDGVGAASLAKLTFMVGGVEEEFNAAQELLTCMGANVVYCGQVGSGQAAKICNNMLLAIGMIGTAETMNLGIRLGLDPKLLAKILNMNSGRCWSSDKYNPVPGVMEGVPSANNYQGGFGTKLMAKDLGFAQNTATSTRTPIPLGSLAHQIYRTIDPVETHNKKRPKPSVC from the exons ATGATTGACAGCAATATTCATCAAATCACTGACAAGGATTTGCGTACCAACCAATTAGATCGAGATG GTGTTGGTGCAGCCAGTCTGGCTAAACTGACCTTCATGGTGGGTGGCGTTGAGGAGGAATTTAATGCGGCCCAGGAGCTGCTCACCTGTATGGGAGCGAATGTAGTGTACTGTGGCCAAGTGGGAAGTGGACAG GCAGCGAAAATCTGCAACAACATGCTGTTAGCAATTGGCATGATTGGTACAGCAGAGACCATGAACCTCGGAATTAG ACTGGGTTTGGATCCAAAACTGCTGGCGAAGATTCTAAACATGAACTCAGGACGATGTTGGTCCAGTGACAAGTATAACCCCGTCCCAGGTGTCATGGAAGGAGTGCCGTCCGCAAACAACTACCAAGGAGGCTTTGGCACAAAGCTAATGGCTAAA GATCTTGGTTTTGCTCAGAATACGGCGACCAGTACCCGCACCCCGATTCCTCTTGGTTCTTTGGCACACCAGATCTACCGCACAAT AGATCCTGTTGAGACTCACAATAAGAAGAGACCGAAGCCGTCTGTGTGCTAA
- the LOC141289349 gene encoding 3-hydroxyisobutyrate dehydrogenase, mitochondrial-like, with protein sequence MAALFRGYRNFYKRSNKHVELTLVSCRSMASKTPVGFIGLGNMGTPMARNLLKHGYPVIATDVFPESCKELQDSGAQILDCPAEVADRADRIITMLPSSPNVIEVYTGPNGILKKIKKGTLLIDSSTIDPAVSKEMAVAAEKMGAVFMDAPVSGGMANLKTTSYYSSIDVIVAQFD encoded by the exons ATGGCCGCTTTGTTTAGAGGGTATCGGAATTTTTATAAAAGAAGCAATAAACATGTGGAGCTCACTTTGG TATCCTGTAGATCAATGGCTTCCAAGACCCCAGTGGGTTTTATTGGACTGGGTAACATGGGAACACCTATGGCTAGAAACTTACTGAAGCATGGATATCCTGTCATTGCTACTGATGTCTTCCCAGAGTCTTGCAAGGAGCTTCAGGATTCAGGAGCGCAG ATCCTGGATTGCCCTGCTGAAGTGGCTGATAGAGCTGACCGCATCATTACCATGCTACCGTCCAGTCCCAACGTCATTGAGGTTTACACAGGACCCAATGGCATACTTAA GAAGATAAAAAAAGGCACTCTTCTGATTGACTCCAGCACCATCGACCCTGCGGTGTCCAAAGAGATGGCCGTTGCTGCTGAGAAGATGGGTGCAGTGTTCATGGATGCTCCAGTGTCAGGAGGTATGGCCAACCTGAAAACAACCTCTTATTACAGTAGCATTGACGTAATAGTCGCTCAGTTTGATTGA